A single window of Phycisphaerae bacterium DNA harbors:
- a CDS encoding CDP-alcohol phosphatidyltransferase family protein: MTRLKTQAAKESLLRRVRRQRLKYITVLPSLVTILNGVCGFAAIVFASKGVSAGINHFSYHRITLPYFAMSGYMILLAMIADVLDGRLARMSKNTSSFGGQLDSLCDIISFGVAPAFLMLKVLEYKLGSFAVYNPGFVNFLQRFIWLVAASYISCATIRLARFNVENEEDESAHMSFIGLPTPAAAGVVVSIVLFHQETLLELSAGNSMAYAICEDAILYALPLLVLGVAALMVSRIRYPHILNQYIKGKKPFAHFIRALLFLGLIIWSRQAALVLIFCSFAASGFLKWFYCRVIRRKSYSALSAEPPAMMAASRGPKSAGDGSD, from the coding sequence ATGACCCGATTAAAAACTCAGGCTGCCAAAGAAAGTTTGCTTCGGCGGGTGCGCAGACAGAGACTGAAATACATCACCGTCCTGCCGTCGCTGGTAACAATTCTAAACGGCGTATGCGGCTTTGCGGCCATTGTTTTTGCCAGCAAGGGTGTTTCCGCCGGCATTAACCATTTTTCCTATCACAGGATTACGCTGCCGTATTTTGCCATGTCTGGTTATATGATACTGCTGGCGATGATCGCCGATGTTCTGGACGGGCGTCTGGCCCGAATGAGCAAGAACACATCCAGCTTCGGCGGCCAGCTCGACAGCCTCTGTGACATAATCAGCTTCGGGGTGGCACCGGCATTTTTGATGCTAAAAGTTCTCGAATATAAATTGGGAAGTTTTGCCGTGTACAATCCGGGCTTTGTGAATTTTCTGCAGCGTTTCATCTGGCTGGTGGCAGCGTCATATATAAGCTGCGCAACCATTCGACTGGCCAGGTTCAATGTGGAGAACGAGGAGGACGAATCCGCCCACATGAGTTTCATAGGCCTGCCGACCCCTGCTGCTGCCGGGGTGGTAGTGAGTATAGTACTATTCCATCAGGAAACACTACTGGAGCTTTCAGCCGGAAACAGCATGGCTTATGCTATCTGTGAAGACGCTATTCTTTACGCCCTGCCGCTGCTGGTTCTTGGGGTGGCGGCGCTGATGGTCAGCAGGATTCGATATCCGCATATCCTGAACCAATATATAAAGGGCAAAAAACCTTTCGCACATTTTATCAGAGCGCTGTTGTTTCTCGGTTTGATTATCTGGAGCAGGCAGGCGGCCCTGGTATTGATTTTCTGCAGTTTTGCAGCAAGCGGTTTTCTGAAATGGTTTTATTGCAGAGTAATCCGCAGGAAAAGTTATTCGGCCTTGTCGGCCGAACCGCCCGCTATGATGGCTGCCAGCCGAGGCCCAAAGTCTGCGGGGGACGGTAGTGATTAG
- the ilvN gene encoding acetolactate synthase small subunit: MKHIISALVENKPGVLAHVAGMFAARAFNIDSLVVGRTEDPKLSRMTIVVVGDDRVVEQVRKQLAKIVPVVKVQDFAGQPMVARDLMLITISAPADKRPEILSLIEMFKGRVVDISTKQLMVEVSGPESKIEAFIDACKPYGIKNVARTGTIAMPRQGQAEVKS, translated from the coding sequence ATGAAACACATAATAAGTGCACTGGTTGAAAATAAGCCCGGCGTTTTGGCGCACGTTGCGGGTATGTTCGCCGCACGGGCGTTCAATATCGATTCACTTGTCGTCGGCCGAACCGAGGACCCGAAGCTGAGCCGAATGACGATTGTTGTTGTCGGCGACGACAGGGTCGTAGAGCAGGTCAGAAAACAACTGGCCAAGATTGTTCCTGTTGTTAAGGTCCAGGATTTTGCCGGTCAGCCGATGGTGGCCCGCGACCTGATGCTTATAACAATCTCTGCGCCGGCGGACAAACGACCGGAAATTTTATCTTTGATAGAAATGTTCAAGGGCAGGGTGGTTGACATCAGCACCAAGCAGTTAATGGTGGAGGTCAGCGGCCCTGAGAGCAAGATTGAGGCCTTCATTGATGCGTGCAAACCATACGGCATCAAAAATGTGGCAAGAACCGGAACAATCGCGATGCCGCGGCAGGGACAGGCGGAAGTGAAATCTTAG
- a CDS encoding phosphatidylserine decarboxylase has translation MRVPLTKYGWPEVVIYPAIILGGMILVSSLPCLTPRLSIWAVISIEVVLVALLVWVLSFFRDPYRVCPKETSLLLSPADGRVTDVEIVEENDFICGRAVKIGIFLSIFNVHINRSPCNAKVARIRHKKGRYKNAARAESGQVNESNSLYIIRTNSPEDKLIVRQISGAIARRIVCAAKEGQELSGGEKFGMIKFGSRTELYVPARGNIKCLVEPGDKVKAGLTPLIRYEGAPS, from the coding sequence ATGAGAGTTCCGTTGACTAAATACGGCTGGCCGGAGGTGGTCATTTACCCGGCGATAATACTTGGGGGGATGATTCTTGTCTCCAGTCTCCCTTGCCTTACTCCTCGTTTGAGTATCTGGGCTGTCATCTCTATAGAAGTCGTTCTGGTCGCCCTGCTGGTGTGGGTTTTATCGTTCTTCCGGGACCCTTACAGGGTTTGTCCGAAAGAAACGAGCCTGCTGCTTTCACCGGCTGACGGCAGAGTAACCGATGTCGAGATTGTCGAAGAAAATGACTTCATCTGCGGGCGCGCCGTCAAAATCGGAATATTTTTGAGTATTTTTAATGTGCACATTAATCGCTCGCCTTGCAATGCAAAAGTTGCGAGAATCCGCCATAAAAAAGGGCGATATAAAAACGCCGCCAGAGCGGAATCAGGGCAGGTTAATGAGTCCAACAGCCTTTATATAATCAGGACCAACAGCCCTGAAGACAAGCTGATTGTGCGGCAAATCAGCGGCGCAATAGCCCGTCGAATCGTATGTGCCGCAAAAGAGGGGCAAGAATTAAGTGGCGGTGAGAAATTCGGGATGATAAAATTCGGCTCCAGAACGGAACTGTATGTGCCCGCCCGTGGAAATATAAAGTGTCTGGTTGAACCAGGCGATAAAGTCAAGGCCGGGCTGACGCCGCTTATAAGGTATGAAGGGGCCCCGTCTTAG